A stretch of the Oncorhynchus clarkii lewisi isolate Uvic-CL-2024 chromosome 9, UVic_Ocla_1.0, whole genome shotgun sequence genome encodes the following:
- the LOC139416352 gene encoding E3 ubiquitin-protein ligase ARIH2 has protein sequence MSVDMNINEDDLGVNSEDDDGGDDDDQGDIADYYEGVAGDMEQQGSDSFDPEEYEFTCLDYRESQKVLCDEVNSIAAILKVLPAVAKLVLVHFHWQVSQILDRYKSSSSQLLSDAQVQPSSTCRSVPTPQSLQCGVCLQLVRRDTLLALPCQHSFCKGCWEQHCTVLVKDGMGVGISCMAQDCSLQMPEDFVLSLLSGEELKDKYRRYLFRDYVESHFQLQLCPGADCPIVIQVQEPRARRVQCIHCNEVFCFKCRAMYHAPTDCPTVRRWLTKCADDSETANYISAHTKDCPKCNICIEKNGGCNHMQCSKCKHDFCWMCLGDWKTHGSEYYECSRYKENPDIVNQSQQAQAREALKKYLFYFERWENHNKSLQLEAQTYQRIQEKIQERVMNNLGTWIDWQYMQNAAKLLAKCRYTLQYTYPYAYYMESGPRKKLFEYQQAQLEAEIENLSWKVERADSYESGSEGELSANDRGDLENQMHIAEQRRRTLLKDFHDT, from the exons ATGTCTGTGGACATGAACATCAATGAGGATGACCTCGGGGTCAACTCTGAGGATGATGACGGGGGGGACGACGACGACCAGGGGGACATAGCCGACTACTATGAAGGCGTGGCCGGCGACATGGAGCAGCAGGGGTCTGACTCGTTCGACCCAGAGGAGTACGAGTTCACCTGCCTCGACTACAGGGAGAGTCAGAAGGTGCTCTGCGACGAGGTCAACAGTATCGCCGCCATCCTGAAG GTTTTACCTGCTGTAGCCAAACTGGTCCTTGTGCACTTTCACTGGCAAGTGTCACAAATACTGGACAG ATACAAGTCAAGTTCATCTCAGTTGCTGTCTGACGCCCAGGTCCAGCCCAGCAGCACCTGCAGATCAGTTCCT ACGCCTCAGTCCCTCCAGTGTGGGGTGTGTCTGCAGCTGGTTCGGAGGGACACCCTGCTCGCGCTGCCCTGTCAGCACTCCTTCTGCAAAGGATGCTGGGAGCAGCATTGCACTGTACTTGTCAAAGATGGGATGGGAGTGG GCATCTCCTGTATGGCTCAGGACTGTTCCCTCCAAATGCCAGAAGACTTTGTGCTCTCGCTGCTGTCTGGTGAGGAGCTGAAGGACAAATATAGACGCTACCTCTTCAGGGACTATGTGGAG agccaCTTCCAGTTGCAGCTGTGTCCAGGGGCAGACTGCCCCATCGTCATCCAAGTGCAGGAGCCACGGGCCCGCAGAGTACAGTGCATCCACTGCAATGAGGTCTTCTG TTTCAAATGCAGGGCCATGTACCACGCCCCCACAGACTGCCCGACTGTTCGAAGGTGGCTGACCAAATGTGCAGACGATTCCGAAACGGCCAACTACATCAGTGCGCACACTAAAGAT TGTCCCAAGTGCAATATCTGCATTGAGAAGAATGGAGGCTGCAATCACATG CAATGCTCCAAGTGCAAACACG ACTTCTGCTGGATGTGTCTGGGGGACTGGAAGACCCATGGCAGTGAGTACTATGAGTGCAGTCGCTATAAGGAGAACCCAGACATCGTCAACCAGAGCCAGCAGGCACAGGCCAGAGAGGCCCTCAAGAAATACCTTTTCTACTTTGAGAGG TGGGAGAACCACAATAAGAGTCTCCAGCTGGAGGCTCAGACGTACCAGCGGATCCAGGAGAAGATCCAAGAGCGGGTGATGAACAACCTGGGCACCTGGATAGACTGGCAGTACATGCAGAACGCTGCTAAGCTCCTGGCCAAG TGTCGCTACACTCTGCAGTATACTTACCCCTACGCCTACTACATGGAGTCTGGTCCACGTAAAAAACTG TTTGAATACCAGCAAGCCCAGCTGGAAGCGGAGATTGAGAACCTGTCCTGGAAGGTGGAGCGAGCAGACAGCTACGAGAGTGGGAGCGAGGGGGAGCTGAGTGCTAATGACAGAGGG GATCTGGAGAATCAGATGCACATTGCTGAGCAGAGGAGACGCACGCTGCTGAAGGATTTCCACGACACCTGA
- the LOC139416354 gene encoding DNA repair protein complementing XP-C cells, producing the protein MAKRKESADTAVKTDTKKPKKVAKGKAGGPRAKKENGEETEKVQRKAKHKSRLSKPIVGDTAETNTSKYFQNETPVKEEPADMSPETDLIPPFIRARKDTVKPVKEEEDSEEDEDWEEVEELSEPLGPVEPALPSQPVEIEIETPDIIHKRQKREKRKAEFETYLRRMMNRFNKDVVEDTHKVHLMCLLANGMFRNRLCSTPDLLAISLSLMPTHFTMVAKERIDTNYLSGLLKWFGATFTLNPELPCEERPDPQALLERRLGSLTARDHQEMTHLFLLVLRSLQLFCRLVLSLQPLSLKPPSAKSKAKNSGSPPRKSPSQKKPPKESPSEPKVSPGSKRPSGGKAERGGKKAKKKEAGETEKAVSVGQKPKNSKRRSIASKVSYKEESSEGEGPSDGEEFQLTNEEDSEDSEGGAKAIRAKKVKGGKSRSTAPQKISSGGKKKVKSEEEDDDWEGNEKEGEEEQGMKRGKRKEGKGADEWLEVYLEKTGCWVCVEVLQGVGQPQLCSKQATHPMTYVVAVDGDGHLKDLGSKYDPTWMTSTRKRRVDEEWWEVTLEPFLGPESERDVQEDKELQAKLLDKPLPTSIAEFKNHPLYALKRHLLKYEALYPSTAAILGYCRGEPVYSRDCIHTLHSRDTWLKEARTVRLGEEPCKMVRGFSNRSRKVRMASEQKDKDDLALFGEWQTEEYQPPVAVDGRVPRNDFGNVYLFKPCMQPVGCVHLRLPNLQRVAKKLDMDCAAAVTGFDFHGGYSHAVTDGYIVCEEHEEILRAAWAEDQEIQRQKEKEKREKRAVANWTLLVKSLLIRERLQRRYGKKGPTPAGGLDQLKSQDREGVEGLSSDEEGEGGPNTASAALAQAWPQNRQGEQDTGTGGASKTTSKRQKRGQEKHLFPFEKV; encoded by the exons AGAATGGAGAGGAAACGGAGAAGGTTCAGAGAAAAGCCAAGCACAAATCCCGTCTCTCTAAACCTATAGTAGGGGACACAGCCGAAACCAACACCAGCAAATACTTCCAGAACGAGACTCCAGTGAAGGAGGAGCCTGCTGATATGAGTCCTGAGACTGATCTCATCCCTCCTTTTATCAGAGCCAGAAAAGACACAGTAAAGcctgtgaaagaagaagaggacagcGAGGAGGATGAAGACTGGGAGGAAGTGGAAG AGCTGTCTGAGCCCTTAGGTCCAGTAGAGCCAGCCCTGCCCTCACAGCCCGTGGAGATAGAGATTGAGACCCCAGACATCATCCACAAGAGGCAGAAAAG ggagaagaggaaggcgGAGTTTGAGACCTATTTGCGACGCATGATGAACCGCTTCAACAAAGATGTGGTGGAGGACACACACaag GTCCACCTCATGTGTCTTCTAGCCAATGGGATGTTCCGGAACCGGTTGTGTAGCACACCGGACCTGCTGGCCATCAGCCTGTCTCTGATGCCCACCCACTTTACCATGGTGGCCAAGGAACGCATCGACACCAACTACCTCTCTGGCCTGCTCAAGTG GTTTGGGGCGACGTTCACGCTTAACCCGGAGCTTCCCTGTGAGGAGAGGCCCGACCCACAGGCCCTGCTGGAGAGGAGGCTGGGCAGCCTCACCGCTAGAGACCACCAGGAAATGACACAT CTGTTCCTATTGGTGCTGAGGTCGTTGCAGCTCTTCTGTCGACTGGTGCTCTCTCTGCAGCCCCTGTCACTGAAGCCCCCGTCAGCCAAG AGCAAGGCCAAGAACTCAGGCAGCCCGCCTAGGAAGAGTCCATCGCAGAAGAAACCTCCAAAAGAGAGCCCCTCAGAGCCCAAGGTATCCCCAGGGTCCAAGAGACCCTCAGGGGGGAAGgccgagagaggagggaagaaggcAAAAAAGAAAGAGGCAGGGGAGACGGAAAAGGCTGTGTCGGTGGGACAGAAACCCAAGAACTCCAAGCGCCGCAGCATAGCCTCGAAGGTGAGCTACAAAGAGGAGAGCAGTGAAGGGGAGGGGCCAAGTGATGGGGAGGAGTTCCAGCTGACCAATGAGGAAGACAGTGAGGACTCTGAGGGAGGAGCCAAAGCAATCCGAGCCAAGAAAGTAAAAGGAGGTAAGAGCAGGAGTACAGCTCCACAGAAAATAAGTAGTGGAGGCAAGAAGAAAGTGAagagtgaagaggaggatgacgatTGGGAGGGAAACgaaaaggagggggaggaagagcagGGCATGAAGCGGGGCAAGAGGAAGGAGGGGAAGGGTGCAGACGAGTGGCTGGAGGTGTACCTGGAGAAGACTGGGTGCTGGGTCTGTGTGGAAGTGCTGCAGGGCGTGGGGCAGCCTCAACTGTGCTCCAAGCAGGCCACCCATCCCATGACCTACGTGGTAGCCGTGGACGGGGACGGTCACCTGAAGGATCTGGGCAGCAAGTACGACCCCACCTGGATGACCTCCACCAGAAAGCGCCGGGTGGACGAGGAGTGGTGGGAGGTGACGCTGGAGCCATTCCTCGGACCTGAATCTGAGAGGGATGTCCAGGAGGATAAAGAG CTCCAGGCGAAGTTGCTGGACAAGCCGTTGCCCACGTCGATAGCAGAGTTCAAAAACCACCCGCTGTATGCCCTGAAGAGACATCTACTGAAATATGAAGCGCTCTACCCCTCCACGGCGGCCATCCTCGGGTACTGCAGGGGAGAGCCTGTCTATTCCAG GGACTGTATTCACACGCTACACTCCCGAGACACCTGGCTGAAGGAGGCGCGCACTGTCCGTCTAGGAGAGGAGCCCTGCAAG aTGGTGAGAGGGTTTTCCAATCGCTCTCGGAAAGTCAGGATGGCATCAGAGCAGAAGGACAAAGATGACCTGGCTCTGTTTGGTGAATGGCAGACGGAGGAGTACCAGCCCCCAGTAGCTGTGGATGGCAGG GTGCCTCGTAACGACTTCGGCAACGTTTACCTGTTCAAGCCCTGCATGCAGCCAGTTGGCTGTGTCCACCTGCGTCTGCCTAACCTCCAGAGAGTGGCTAAGAAGCTGGACATGGACTGTGCAGCTGCTGTCACTGGCTTTGACTTTCACGGTGGCTACTCTCATGCTGT AACGGACGGCTACATTGTGTGTGAGGAGCATGAGGAGATCCTGAGAGCAGCCTGGGCAGAAGACCAAGAGATACAGAGAcaaaaggagaaagag AAGCGGGAAAAGAGGGCAGTGGCTAACTGGACTCTGCTGGTGAAGAGCCTGCTGATCAGGGAGAGACTACAGCGTCGCTATGGGAAGAAAGGCCCAACACCCGCAGGAGGCCTGGACCAACTGAAGAGCCAGGATAGGGAAGGGGTAGAGGGTCTATCGTCTGACGAGGAAGGGGAAGGTGGGCCGAACACGGCTTCTGCCGCACTGGCACAGGCCTGGCCCCAGAACAGACAGGGGGAGCAGGACACTGGCACAGGGGGAGCCTCCAAAACTACATCCAAACGGCAGAAAAGGGGCCAGGAAAAGCACCTTTTCCCCTTTGAGAAAGTATGA